One stretch of Natronobacterium gregoryi SP2 DNA includes these proteins:
- a CDS encoding DUF7561 family protein — translation MAKDSCDGCGRTVTVAGGIANIWTFGQDDGSEGTAMTLEFEDGTDHLLCYPCMEVLPDNPTAEDVERLEEVDAETSRLTEY, via the coding sequence ATGGCAAAGGACTCCTGTGACGGCTGTGGCCGAACCGTAACCGTCGCCGGCGGCATCGCCAACATCTGGACGTTCGGCCAGGACGACGGCAGCGAGGGGACGGCGATGACGCTGGAGTTCGAGGACGGCACGGACCATCTGCTCTGTTATCCCTGTATGGAGGTGTTGCCGGACAACCCGACCGCCGAGGACGTCGAGCGACTCGAGGAAGTCGACGCGGAGACGTCGCGGCTCACCGAGTACTGA
- a CDS encoding ribbon-helix-helix domain-containing protein, whose amino-acid sequence MPKISVEIPEELLEDLDEHVGDDGKFVNRSDAIRASIRKTLDILDEIDERHDRLETEE is encoded by the coding sequence ATGCCAAAGATCAGCGTCGAAATCCCGGAGGAACTGCTCGAGGATCTGGACGAACACGTCGGCGACGACGGAAAGTTCGTCAACCGCAGCGACGCGATCCGCGCGTCGATCCGCAAGACACTCGACATCTTAGACGAGATCGACGAACGACACGACCGCCTCGAGACTGAAGAGTAG
- a CDS encoding helicase C-terminal domain-containing protein yields MNPDRSFEEFPAPSYRGNQESALQDIRDAFAADNDIVLVRAPTGSGKSLLARAVAGCARPAGEADPSEATGAYYTTPQVSQLDDVAADDLLADLNVIRGKSNYTCILPDERNTPVNQAPCVRERGYDCSVKHRCPYFSDRAIASNREIAAMTLAYFMQTAGSEVFRKRDVVVVDEAHGLAEWAEMYATIQIGPRTVPFWDDLRLPDIDDLERAVRYAENLQQTCTRRKDELLTQESLTPGEVRERDRLQELIGELDWFVSDYRDPQSPTTWLVDQSEPSSDDEKKEGGPLTVKPMNPEKYLQHTVWDRGNKFALLSATILNKDAFCRQVGLPPDNVALVDVGHTFPVENRPLYDITQGKMTYEHRSETTPKIARTIVRIMQNHPDEKGLVHAHSYDIQERLADRLADFGVGDRVRTHDRDSRDADLEAWKATDDPDVFLSVKMEEALDLKGDLCRFQVLCKAPFLNTGDSRVAHRLEEGQWAWYYRTALQTVIQACGRVVRAPDDHGATYLADSSLLDLFERAKSDMPGWFKEQVDRMSRPELPAFEPRAAVGETDSSSPSRTDTGSSTGAKTNADRSRQSRRSSSRASRSRSQSSPVADVWETDG; encoded by the coding sequence GTGAACCCCGACCGGAGCTTCGAGGAGTTTCCCGCGCCCAGCTACCGCGGGAACCAGGAATCCGCCCTCCAAGACATTCGTGACGCGTTCGCGGCCGACAACGACATCGTCCTCGTGCGTGCGCCGACCGGCAGCGGCAAGTCTCTGCTTGCACGCGCCGTCGCTGGCTGTGCCCGGCCCGCCGGCGAGGCCGACCCCAGCGAGGCAACGGGTGCCTACTACACGACCCCACAGGTTTCGCAACTCGACGACGTCGCGGCCGACGACCTGCTCGCCGATCTCAACGTGATCCGCGGGAAGTCGAACTACACCTGCATCCTGCCGGACGAACGAAACACGCCGGTCAACCAGGCACCCTGCGTCCGCGAACGAGGGTACGACTGCTCGGTGAAACACCGCTGTCCGTACTTCTCCGACCGAGCGATCGCCTCGAACCGCGAGATTGCGGCGATGACGCTCGCCTACTTCATGCAGACCGCCGGCAGCGAGGTCTTTCGCAAACGCGACGTCGTCGTCGTCGACGAAGCCCACGGCCTCGCCGAGTGGGCCGAGATGTACGCGACCATCCAAATCGGCCCCCGAACCGTCCCGTTCTGGGACGACCTCCGACTGCCCGACATCGACGACCTCGAGCGTGCCGTCCGCTACGCAGAGAACCTCCAGCAGACCTGCACCCGGCGCAAAGACGAACTGCTGACACAGGAGTCGCTGACGCCCGGCGAGGTCCGTGAACGGGACCGACTCCAGGAACTAATCGGCGAACTCGACTGGTTCGTCTCCGACTATCGGGACCCACAGAGCCCGACGACGTGGCTCGTCGACCAGTCCGAGCCCTCGAGCGACGACGAGAAAAAAGAGGGCGGGCCGCTGACCGTCAAGCCGATGAATCCCGAGAAGTACCTCCAGCACACCGTCTGGGACCGAGGTAACAAGTTCGCCCTGCTATCGGCGACCATCCTCAACAAAGACGCCTTCTGTCGCCAGGTCGGCCTCCCCCCCGACAACGTCGCACTGGTCGACGTCGGCCACACCTTCCCCGTCGAAAACCGGCCGCTGTACGACATCACCCAGGGGAAGATGACCTACGAACACCGATCGGAAACGACGCCGAAGATCGCCCGTACTATCGTCCGGATCATGCAAAACCATCCCGACGAGAAAGGACTGGTTCACGCCCACTCCTACGACATCCAGGAGCGACTCGCCGACCGACTCGCCGACTTCGGCGTCGGCGACCGGGTCCGGACCCACGACCGAGACAGTCGTGATGCCGACCTAGAAGCATGGAAAGCCACCGACGACCCTGACGTCTTCCTCTCGGTGAAGATGGAGGAAGCACTGGATTTGAAAGGCGACCTCTGTCGATTCCAGGTCCTTTGCAAGGCTCCCTTCCTCAACACCGGCGATTCGAGAGTGGCACACCGACTCGAGGAAGGACAGTGGGCGTGGTACTACCGAACCGCACTGCAAACGGTCATCCAGGCCTGTGGCCGGGTCGTTCGCGCCCCCGACGACCACGGTGCGACGTATCTGGCCGACTCGAGCCTGCTCGACCTGTTCGAGCGAGCGAAGTCCGACATGCCCGGCTGGTTCAAAGAGCAAGTCGACCGGATGTCACGACCGGAGCTGCCAGCGTTCGAGCCACGGGCTGCAGTCGGCGAAACGGACTCGAGTAGCCCGTCACGAACCGACACCGGGAGTTCGACCGGAGCGAAAACGAACGCGGACCGTTCTCGCCAGTCACGTCGCTCGTCGTCTCGAGCCTCGCGGTCGCGCTCGCAGTCGAGCCCTGTCGCCGACGTCTGGGAGACGGACGGCTAA
- a CDS encoding DUF7344 domain-containing protein, which translates to MGSHNKTVDEQSASSDREWLIELISNERRRITIRALKGHDCRTPLNAVVNEIVTSEDGYGDGRHNSVRVSLKQNHIPKLVDHDIIQYDEESDTIATASNYSLAVDILDYISYRSAYSEPNDRTEVPITFESGASRSETDSRAFTFSEAASDPETDQKQRFSSSPFSLTLIVLLWAVLLTLLLTLVLSVAVFNVT; encoded by the coding sequence ATGGGCTCTCACAATAAGACAGTCGATGAGCAATCTGCTTCGAGCGACCGTGAGTGGCTTATCGAACTCATTTCTAACGAACGAAGGCGGATCACAATTCGGGCTTTAAAGGGACATGACTGTCGAACTCCACTAAATGCGGTCGTGAACGAGATCGTCACGAGTGAAGATGGTTACGGTGACGGCCGACACAACAGCGTCCGTGTTTCACTCAAACAGAATCACATTCCGAAACTGGTGGACCACGACATTATCCAGTACGACGAAGAGTCGGACACGATCGCTACGGCCTCGAACTATAGCTTGGCTGTCGACATTCTCGACTATATCTCGTATCGGTCGGCATACTCCGAGCCAAACGACCGAACTGAGGTACCGATCACTTTCGAATCCGGTGCCAGTCGATCAGAGACAGACTCACGTGCATTCACGTTCTCGGAAGCTGCCAGTGATCCTGAGACCGATCAAAAACAGCGGTTTTCGTCCTCTCCGTTTTCCCTCACGTTGATCGTGTTGTTGTGGGCGGTTCTGCTAACGCTTCTACTTACGCTCGTCCTCTCGGTGGCAGTGTTCAACGTCACGTGA
- a CDS encoding 23S rRNA (uridine(2552)-2'-O)-methyltransferase, translated as MARKDHYYNKAKQEGYRSRAAYKLKQLDELEDVISRGDTVVDLGAAPGGWLQVAAEAVGSEGQVIGVDLQRIKGFDDEIDDRIETLRGDMTEERTRERVVDAAGGTVDVVVSDMAPNMSGEYSLDQARSLHLARQAYETATELLDTGGDFVVKIFEGPDVDDFKDEIEEEFQYVRVTNPEASRKESSEVYFIAKGRITAPVQPGDELEVEIEDVGSEGDGIASVDGYRLFVPAAEEGDVVTVRVDDVKPNFGFAQPLERD; from the coding sequence ATGGCTCGAAAAGACCACTACTACAACAAGGCAAAGCAGGAAGGCTACCGCTCTCGAGCGGCGTACAAACTCAAACAGCTCGACGAGCTCGAGGATGTCATCTCTCGTGGCGACACGGTCGTCGACCTCGGTGCGGCTCCGGGTGGCTGGCTGCAGGTCGCTGCCGAAGCAGTCGGTTCCGAGGGGCAGGTCATCGGCGTCGATCTTCAGCGGATCAAGGGGTTCGACGACGAGATCGACGACCGCATCGAGACGCTTCGTGGCGACATGACCGAAGAGCGCACGCGCGAGCGGGTCGTTGACGCCGCCGGCGGAACCGTCGACGTGGTCGTCTCCGACATGGCACCCAACATGTCCGGCGAGTACTCGCTCGATCAGGCCCGGTCGCTACACCTCGCCCGGCAGGCCTACGAGACGGCGACGGAGTTGCTCGACACCGGTGGCGACTTCGTCGTGAAGATTTTCGAAGGGCCTGACGTCGACGACTTCAAAGACGAAATCGAAGAAGAGTTCCAGTACGTTCGCGTCACGAACCCCGAAGCCTCTCGCAAGGAGTCTTCCGAGGTATACTTCATCGCGAAGGGGCGGATCACCGCACCGGTACAGCCGGGCGACGAACTCGAGGTCGAGATCGAAGACGTCGGTAGCGAGGGTGACGGAATCGCGTCTGTCGACGGCTACCGCCTGTTCGTCCCGGCGGCCGAGGAGGGCGATGTCGTCACGGTCCGGGTCGACGACGTGAAACCGAACTTCGGGTTCGCACAGCCACTCGAGCGCGACTGA
- a CDS encoding cohesin domain-containing protein: MVVTGFFAAPVTAAGLPSTQTSQVATVEDEFGVVLEAETESPEEAAVVTLGARGDDLAGYEANVSFDPSVLQFDNATGADFPDPVTNFDNDDGWVYLTSSHQDGHEHPTVAVLEFDVVGTGGDETDIQFIEADTLVNTADLDVYEASSEEITTESASLEVVGTETAISESVLDLSPLTIVGAAFGAGVLLMAVIVGAVLYGKRLGQQ; the protein is encoded by the coding sequence GTGGTCGTTACTGGCTTCTTTGCCGCACCTGTAACTGCGGCCGGATTGCCTTCGACCCAAACCTCCCAGGTTGCCACGGTGGAAGACGAATTCGGCGTAGTGCTCGAAGCCGAAACCGAAAGTCCGGAAGAAGCCGCAGTAGTCACACTCGGCGCACGTGGTGATGATCTCGCCGGATACGAGGCGAACGTCTCTTTCGATCCGTCCGTTCTCCAGTTTGACAATGCTACCGGCGCGGATTTTCCTGATCCAGTCACGAACTTTGACAACGACGACGGCTGGGTGTACCTGACGAGTTCTCACCAGGATGGACACGAACATCCGACAGTAGCAGTCCTAGAGTTCGACGTCGTCGGCACTGGGGGTGACGAGACTGACATCCAGTTTATAGAGGCGGATACACTGGTTAATACGGCAGACCTCGATGTGTACGAAGCCAGCAGCGAAGAAATCACGACCGAGTCAGCCTCGCTCGAAGTGGTCGGTACTGAAACGGCTATCAGTGAAAGCGTCCTCGATCTGTCGCCGCTTACGATTGTGGGCGCTGCCTTCGGTGCAGGTGTGTTGCTGATGGCTGTGATCGTCGGTGCTGTTCTGTACGGAAAACGACTTGGACAGCAGTGA
- a CDS encoding YkgJ family cysteine cluster protein, translating to MKVNCEGCAGCCLDWQPLLAELTDEDGDVSDSSRGPLHSGENSRPPLDDDPNFVALARDEVRDFLEAGMAAALTLRFWGARDDEEGVTIDGYEVAAVAGRPVFFVGLCKPPKPVAPFDRAESSWLPACVFLDPETLQCRVHDEDLFPAECSAYPAHNLALEYETECERVEAAVGGNRLLAESVETTPEDLLLGSQAIGEKLFCHPRPRDLEGTIDRLVDGNLTAADRAECLAVAAASSPGTLAISDSHYEWGKERAVGDETESWVGPAIREWQALARSTAELTPELGGQIERARGASETPGWDTLPAVEDDRRTE from the coding sequence ATGAAGGTGAACTGCGAGGGCTGTGCGGGCTGTTGTCTCGACTGGCAGCCGCTGCTCGCGGAGTTGACCGACGAAGACGGGGACGTGAGCGACTCGAGCCGTGGCCCTCTCCACAGTGGCGAGAACAGTCGGCCGCCGCTGGACGACGATCCGAACTTCGTCGCACTCGCTCGTGACGAGGTCAGAGACTTTCTCGAGGCGGGGATGGCTGCCGCGCTGACGCTGCGGTTCTGGGGCGCTCGCGACGACGAGGAAGGCGTCACGATCGACGGTTACGAGGTCGCCGCCGTCGCTGGACGGCCGGTCTTTTTCGTCGGTCTGTGCAAACCGCCGAAGCCGGTTGCCCCTTTCGACCGCGCGGAATCGTCGTGGCTGCCAGCCTGTGTCTTTCTCGACCCCGAGACCCTGCAGTGCCGGGTCCACGACGAAGACTTGTTTCCCGCGGAATGTAGTGCCTATCCTGCTCACAACCTCGCGCTCGAGTACGAGACTGAGTGCGAACGCGTCGAAGCGGCCGTCGGCGGCAACCGACTGCTCGCGGAGAGTGTCGAGACGACGCCCGAAGATCTCCTGCTTGGCTCGCAGGCGATCGGCGAGAAACTCTTCTGTCACCCACGGCCCAGGGATCTCGAGGGAACGATCGATCGACTCGTCGACGGGAACCTCACGGCGGCCGATCGAGCGGAGTGTCTGGCCGTCGCCGCCGCCTCGAGTCCCGGCACGCTCGCGATTTCGGACTCTCACTACGAGTGGGGGAAAGAGCGAGCGGTCGGTGACGAGACGGAGTCGTGGGTCGGCCCGGCGATTCGGGAGTGGCAGGCTCTCGCACGCTCGACTGCGGAGCTGACGCCGGAGCTAGGCGGACAGATCGAGCGTGCCCGTGGTGCATCGGAGACGCCGGGGTGGGACACTCTCCCGGCAGTCGAAGACGATCGACGAACCGAATGA